A region from the Rhinoderma darwinii isolate aRhiDar2 chromosome 2, aRhiDar2.hap1, whole genome shotgun sequence genome encodes:
- the SLITRK6 gene encoding SLIT and NTRK-like protein 6 yields the protein MPFLDTMIISIVFLIYFLLNLSSVNSASESLRLGSCKDVCSCEEKDGSLLMNCEEKDITTLSEIDAPPSQYLEINLLNNGLYKLHVNEFSDFSHLISLHLGFNNIVEIEPGAFNDLRMLKKLHINHNSLEILRENTFLGLENLEFLQSDNNFITTIEANTFSKLNRLKVLILNDNAINFLPANIFRFVPLTHLDLRGNQLQNLPYVGFLEHIGRIIELQLDDNRWVCNCDLLQLKIWLENMPRQSTIGDVVCFSPADLKGVILRKLKKEMFCITTPSSDLEEPSVPLSLLGTASINDGRLPTKITSLQKNPTKESFVLTKATTFLPSFYCPIPCHCSSYSISGTLIHCQERNIESMSDLEPPPLNPRKLILAGNIIHRIYKSDFTEYGTLEMLHLGNNKIEMIQEQSFQNLTRLQKLYLNGNNLRSLNSGTFIGLLDIEYLYLEYNSINEISTGTFSKMPKLKVLYLNNNLLKTLPEHIFSGVPLTKLIIKSNHFMNIPIRKVLEELTLLTQIDIQENPWDCTCNLTDLQKWIQMHKMTIISDVFCQSPKELAKIELKTLDKEDLCPELKNYQVLPTQLSLNNLTPALTTTSKVDNILKSLSDYIPLSVLILGLLIILITAVLCSAGIIVLALHRKRRHKKKQENGQVRENSPVHIQYSMYGHKTTHHMTERPGSVLCEQRISNPVVQVYQTPPFTPKHVDQSQEEEIDLSDPKKITSSLIEKENNSLQATSNIKFTDPSAEFVSFQDASYLYRNLIEKERQMQQLGIAEYLRKNIAHLQPDIESRYPGTREEVKLMETLMYTRPRKVLVEQTKNEYFELKANLHSEPDYLEVLEQHT from the coding sequence ATGCCCTTCTTGGACACAATGATCATCTCTATTGTCTTCTTAATATATTTTCTTCTTAATTTATCATCAGTAAACTCAGCATCTGAATCCTTACGGTTGGGATCATGTAAGGATGTATGTTCATGTGAAGAAAAGGATGGTTCTTTATTAATGAATTGTGAAGAAAAGGATATCACAACATTGTCAGAGATAGACGCACCTCCATCTCAATACTTAGAAATTAATCTTTTGAACAATGGACTATACAAACTACATGTGAATGAGTTTTCAGATTTCAGTCACTTAATATCTCTACACCTTGGCTTTAATAATATTGTGGAGATTGAACCTGGGGCTTTCAATGACCTCCGTATGCTTAAGAAACTGCATATTAATCACAACTCATTGGAAATACTGCGAGAAAACACTTTTTTGGGACTAGAGAACTTAGAATTTCTTCAATCAGACAATAATTTTATCACTACAATTGAAGCAAACACATTTAGCAAACTTAACAGATTGAAAGTCCTCATCCTAAATGATAACGCTATTAATTTCTTACCTGCAAATATTTTTCGTTTTGTACCCTTGACACACTTGGACCTAAGAGGAAACCAGTTACAAAATCTTCCTTATGTTGGATTTTTAGAACATATTGGAAGAATTATTGAGCTTCAATTAGATGATAATAGATGGGTGTGCAACTGTGACTTATTACAACTAAAAATATGGCTTGAGAATATGCCTCGTCAATCTACAATAGGTGATGTTGTCTGCTTTAGTCCTGCTGATTTAAAAGGTGTTATCCTtcgaaaattaaaaaaagaaatgttcTGTATCACAACTCCTAGCAGCGATCTTGAAGAACCTTCAGTACCTTTGTCTTTGTTAGGTACAGCATCAATAAATGATGGCCGTTTACCAACAAAGATAACTTCACTTCAAAAAAATCCAACCAAGGAATCATTTGTTCTCACAAAAGCAACTACTTTTCTTCCAAGTTTCTACTGCCCAATCCCATGCCATTGTTCTAGTTATAGTATTTCAGGGACTTTGATTCACTGTCAAGAACGAAATATTGAAAGCATGTCTGACCTAGAACCTCCACCACTAAATCCAAGGAAGTTAATTTTGGCTGGAAACATTATCCATAGGATTTATAAATCAGATTTTACAGAATATGGCACCTTAGAAATGCTTCATCTAGGTAATAATAAGATTGAAATGATTCAGGAACAATCCTTTCAAAATTTGACCAGgttacaaaaattgtatttaaatGGAAATAATTTGAGAAGTTTAAACTCTGGCACATTCATTGGATTGTTGGACATTGAATACTTGTATTTGGAATACAATTCCATAAATGAAATCTCAACAGGAACCTtttctaaaatgccaaaacttaaggtgctttatttaaataacaaCCTCCTGAAAACATTACCAGAACACATATTTTCTGGAGTTCCATTAACAAAACTCATTATTAAATCTAATCATTTTATGAATATTCCTATAAGGAAGGTCTTGGAGGAGCTGACTTTGTTGACACAAATTGATATACAAGAAAATCCTTGGGACTGTACGTGTAATTTAACTGATCTTCAGAAGTGGATACAAATGCACAAAATGACCATTATAAGTGATGTTTTTTGTCAGTCCCCTAAAGAACTAGCAAAGATTGAGCTTAAAACCCTCGACAAAGAAGACCTGTGTCCTGAATTAAAAAATTACCAAGTATTGCCAACACAATTGAGTTTGAATAATCTTACACCAGCATTAACAACTACTAGTAAAGTTGATAACATATTAAAATCCCTTTCGGATTATATACCACTCTCTGTTTTAATACTTGGGCTATTAATCATCTTAATCACTGCTGTGTTGTGTTCTGCTGGAATAATAGTTCTTGCCCTGCATAGGAAACGTAGACACAAAAAGAAACAGGAAAATGGACAAGTTAGAGAAAACAGCCCTGTTCATATCCAGTACAGTATGTACGGCCATAAAACAACACATCACATGACCGAAAGACCAGGATCGGTTCTTTGTGAGCAAAGGATATCAAATCCAGTTGTTCAAGTTTATCAAACTCCCCCATTTACACCAAAACATGTAGATCAAAGCCAGGAGGAAGAAATTGATCTCAGTGACCCAAAAAAAATAACTAGTAGTCTCATAGAAAAGGAAAATAATTCACTGCAAGCTACTTCAAATATAAAGTTCACTGATCCATCAGCAGAGTTTGTGTCTTTTCAGGATGCGAGTTATCTGTATAGAAACCTCATTGAAAAAGAAAGACAAATGCAACAGCTTGGCATTGCTGAGTATCTGAGAAAAAATATTGCTCATTTGCAACCAGATATAGAGAGCCGTTATCCTGGAACTCGTGAAGAGGTAAAATTGATGGAAACACTTATGTACACAAGGCCAAGGAAAGTACTGGTagaacaaaccaaaaatgaatatTTTGAGCTCAAAGCCAATCTCCATTCAGAACCTGACTACCTTGAAGTTCTGGAACAACATACATAA